The Candidatus Scalindua japonica sequence TGGGAATACCATCTTTAATGGCCCGTTTAATTAAAGCACGCATGTCTTGATTTTCTTTAATTTCTTTAGCATAAACCTCCGGGAAACCGCCACAAAAATAAAACCCATCTATATTTTCCGGTAATGTCGTATCCTCAAGCGGACTAAACACGACGAGTTCGGCGCCACAGTCTTTTAAAAAATCCAGATTTGCCTGATAATAAAATTGAAATGCACGATCATAGGCATAGGCGATACGAATAGGATCCTGTGATGTTGTTGCTTCAGGGATAATATTGAATGCCTGAACAGATAATGAATTCTTTTGCGCTCTCTTCGCATGGACCATGATTTGCTCCAGGTCCATATTTTGACAGCACTCTTCCAGTCTTGTCAGACAATCATGCAGATCTTCATTTTCAGAGGCTGTTTTTTAAGCCAAGATGGCGTTCCGGGATCATAATGCCTTCATTTTTAAAAACGAGTACCCAATACCGGAATACGATTATATGCTTCAACAGCTTCGGTTAGCAACTTCAGATGGCTCTCCCCGGCAACTTTATTAAGAATCACGCCACAGATGTGAATATCCGGATCCAGTGTTTGATAGCCTTTGATCATGGCAGCAGTTGAGCGTGCCATTTTACCAGCGTCTACGACAAGAATAACTGGAATCTTTAGTAATTTGGCGAGGGCTGCGCTGCTGCCTTCGTCGGCCGTTGGTGAAACACCGTCAAACAGACCCATGACACCCTCAATAACGGCAATGTCACAATCCTGGGATGTCTTTTCAAACAACCATTGACATGCATCTTTACCCATCATCCATTCATCCAGGTTATGAGACGCTCGGTTTGTCGCAACCGTGTGATAACTCGGATCAATATAATCAGGGCCTACTTTATAAGCTCTGACACGTAAGCCTGCTCTGGTTAATCCAGCCAAAATAGCCAGTGTAACTGATGTTTTTCCTACGCCGCTGTGCGTTCCGCTAATCATGATTCGAGGTATACTCATTTTACTTTTATCTGAGAATTTATGAAAATAATAAAATTTATATCTATCACAGCTTCAAAGATATAACGATAGGCATACCGTGTCAACCCATTTTTTATGGAGTGTTATCAGATCATGGATTTTTTCTCCATAAGGATGATTGCGACTACTATTAATAGGTATTGTACAAACCTGAATTTCATATTATTGCTAAACAAACTTACAGGTAGTCCTGGTAATTATTGCTTTTTTAGAAATTTGGAATCTTATGGCAATTAAAATACTGGAATAAAGCAATGATAACGTCATGATCTCTTCTTCTAAATAGTCACAGTTACATTGTTCTTCGTTAGTTACAATAGTATAATGTTGAGAAGTAAAATCAAGAGTAAAAACTCTCAATAATCTGAAGAACACATCCCCCTTACCCGGACAAAAACGCCGAGAACTTCAATCAGCTCGTTGCTAAGAGCAATGTCATTGACTCGAATATGATTAAGTTGACAGGATTAAGTATTATAAGTAGAATTATCCATT is a genomic window containing:
- a CDS encoding AAA family ATPase, which codes for MSIPRIMISGTHSGVGKTSVTLAILAGLTRAGLRVRAYKVGPDYIDPSYHTVATNRASHNLDEWMMGKDACQWLFEKTSQDCDIAVIEGVMGLFDGVSPTADEGSSAALAKLLKIPVILVVDAGKMARSTAAMIKGYQTLDPDIHICGVILNKVAGESHLKLLTEAVEAYNRIPVLGTRF